From the Candidatus Thorarchaeota archaeon genome, one window contains:
- the scpB gene encoding SMC-Scp complex subunit ScpB has translation MNEDMVTLEAALYAAGRPMTLQELAEIVGKAESTVQKLLKDLGFEYNKRGGALEVVELPRDRYAMQLRPELTPRVAKLIPGGLLSYATLQTLVYIALKQPILQSDLVADRGTHVYEHVKELEEKKLIEATPEGRSKVLSTTQLFADYFGLDTDIIRMKAQLKHKLKQILEEQSNTESTVQTQL, from the coding sequence GTGAATGAAGACATGGTCACGCTTGAGGCAGCATTGTACGCTGCTGGTCGACCAATGACACTGCAGGAACTGGCAGAGATTGTCGGCAAGGCAGAGTCAACAGTACAGAAACTGCTGAAAGACCTTGGCTTCGAATACAATAAGAGAGGCGGTGCCCTAGAGGTAGTGGAGCTGCCGAGGGACAGATACGCAATGCAGCTAAGGCCTGAACTCACCCCTCGAGTAGCCAAACTCATCCCTGGGGGTCTTCTCTCGTACGCCACGCTTCAGACTCTGGTCTACATCGCGCTGAAACAACCGATACTGCAGTCAGACTTGGTGGCGGACCGTGGGACACATGTCTATGAGCATGTCAAGGAACTTGAGGAGAAGAAACTCATCGAGGCCACACCAGAAGGAAGGAGCAAGGTGTTATCCACAACTCAGCTGTTCGCGGACTACTTTGGTCTTGATACGGACATAATCAGAATGAAGGCCCAGCTGAAACACAAACTGAAGCAGATACTCGAAGAACAGAGCAACACTGAGAGTACTGTTCAGACGCAGCTCTAG
- the smc gene encoding chromosome segregation protein SMC encodes MKDDGALVYIEKLVCKGFKSFGRDTVTIKLDPGFTCIVGPNGAGKSNVIDAILFVLGQLSAKTLRATVFSDLLYSPPKPDMPPKAKSAVVEIHFNNRDRRLQVDTDKVVVERELDDTGKSVCRVNGKIVTRLQVLDLLGSIGVDPNGYNLVLQGEIAQMVKVSPNDRRKLIEEIAGISAYDEQKERALKKLSESEGNLARVETQLQERRRQLEKLETERSDALRYQGVKQKIQSIRIDSLAWTLLKSTNRIATIDHTLAEKAQEIERTSQEFAHVEESIVSTEHEIEAIDQEIEQITGGNSARVSEHYGVLSAAVAHVRESLERAKETLRRSVEERTSLEQELKSTRNQIEESSKARHSKEQELVDLDREIEKTVMEMGRLEESLQREQTTFYETQQRLQDLNNQAIALDEGISEVRSAMRSDEKELGLAYEELRDSEESLKRTGEEMALLAQMLPAKREELSTSETLEAAKRSEVEDISKRLITVNSQVDESVRLVNVTREELIKLQARQEALKEAEEAFLKREKAVARVLEMRDTGEVQGIHGTVAELGKIDPEYSVALEIAGGNRLTYIVVDDEQVATECIRVLKKEKVGRASFIPLTRIKSKSPGHVPDDERVIGYAMDLVSFEPRYLPAFEFVFVDTIVTEDFETAKRMGFKGWRAVSIDGDLVERSGLITGGHYHRGKSGISLQVQDNSSEIMEKLKGLEQILSDLRTQQTELRNREKQTDREIQQLSKKIYQLRIETKGLEDQLEEKRARQEKLTQRISQLRLTIEELESQIATLRERDTEMSGRRESVRSQRDEMREALAKSAASRLTQDIKDLQEVLAFSRKKRETYHSELTRLQVGVEQRLIPKAQELESRIQTVESVIPNMQAEVEKQTVELSQKEAELEELRTQRERIEEAVKDRRVRQIQLKEDLRNLRLRLEELREAQTSNEKAVYRLQTERSRIEADIVGIRAELAAVTDPDEELTKRMSQRELSHSEIEQLQEKIRELERELEAMGAVNLKSLTDYDAERERYDEIVERKVKLEEEHKEILSFMEELEREKTRKFLVVYNEIADNFAKVFAKLSPGGEASLMLENPEHPLMGGITVRSKPAGKELVTLDAMSGGEKTLTGLALIFAIQMHSPASFYVFDEIDAALDEVNAHNVANLISEMSKSSQFIVVSLRDTTVAKADFLVGVTNQDGLSRIVDVDLQEVSQTS; translated from the coding sequence TTGAAGGATGATGGTGCCTTGGTCTACATAGAGAAGCTTGTATGCAAGGGCTTCAAGTCGTTCGGACGAGACACTGTAACCATAAAGCTAGACCCCGGGTTTACTTGCATTGTCGGCCCAAACGGGGCGGGCAAGTCCAATGTCATCGACGCGATACTCTTCGTACTTGGGCAGCTCAGTGCGAAGACGCTACGCGCGACTGTGTTTTCAGACCTTCTCTACTCGCCCCCAAAACCAGACATGCCTCCGAAAGCCAAGTCCGCTGTGGTTGAGATTCACTTCAACAACAGGGACAGAAGACTCCAAGTGGACACAGACAAGGTGGTAGTAGAGAGAGAACTCGACGATACTGGGAAGTCAGTGTGCAGGGTCAACGGGAAGATAGTGACACGCCTGCAGGTGTTGGATCTCCTCGGCAGCATAGGTGTCGACCCCAATGGCTACAATCTGGTCCTACAGGGGGAGATAGCTCAGATGGTCAAAGTCAGTCCAAATGACCGGAGGAAGCTGATAGAGGAGATTGCAGGTATATCGGCGTATGACGAGCAGAAGGAGAGAGCTCTCAAGAAGCTCTCGGAAAGCGAGGGGAATCTGGCAAGAGTTGAAACCCAGCTGCAGGAGCGACGACGACAGCTTGAGAAACTGGAAACGGAACGCTCTGACGCCCTCAGATATCAAGGCGTGAAACAAAAGATTCAGTCGATTAGGATTGACAGTCTTGCCTGGACCTTACTCAAATCGACAAACAGGATTGCCACAATAGACCATACACTTGCAGAGAAGGCCCAAGAAATCGAGCGTACATCACAGGAGTTTGCACACGTTGAAGAGAGCATTGTTTCGACCGAACATGAGATAGAAGCGATAGACCAAGAGATTGAACAGATAACCGGTGGAAACTCGGCCCGGGTTTCAGAACATTATGGAGTACTGTCCGCTGCGGTGGCCCACGTCAGGGAATCACTCGAGAGAGCAAAGGAAACGCTTCGCCGGAGTGTTGAGGAGCGGACAAGCCTTGAGCAGGAGTTGAAGTCGACTAGAAATCAGATTGAAGAGTCATCGAAGGCGAGGCATAGTAAGGAGCAGGAACTGGTAGACCTTGACAGGGAAATCGAGAAGACCGTAATGGAAATGGGCCGGTTAGAAGAGAGCCTCCAGAGAGAGCAGACCACGTTCTACGAAACTCAGCAGAGACTCCAAGACCTAAACAACCAGGCAATTGCACTAGACGAAGGGATATCTGAAGTAAGGTCGGCCATGAGGAGTGACGAGAAGGAACTCGGACTGGCATATGAGGAATTGCGCGACTCGGAGGAGAGCCTGAAAAGGACTGGCGAAGAAATGGCTTTGTTGGCACAGATGCTGCCTGCCAAGAGGGAGGAACTCAGTACAAGCGAAACACTAGAAGCGGCAAAACGCTCTGAAGTTGAAGACATCTCCAAGCGCTTGATTACAGTGAATTCGCAAGTGGACGAGTCCGTCCGTCTTGTGAATGTCACGAGGGAAGAGCTGATCAAGCTACAAGCTAGACAGGAAGCGCTCAAGGAGGCGGAGGAGGCCTTTCTCAAGCGAGAGAAGGCGGTCGCGAGAGTCTTGGAGATGCGTGACACGGGAGAGGTCCAAGGCATTCACGGAACAGTGGCCGAGCTGGGCAAAATAGACCCCGAGTACTCGGTAGCTCTAGAGATTGCTGGTGGCAATAGGCTAACCTACATCGTGGTCGATGACGAACAGGTGGCGACAGAGTGCATCAGGGTCCTGAAAAAGGAGAAGGTTGGTCGTGCGTCGTTCATTCCATTGACGAGAATCAAATCAAAGTCACCCGGTCATGTCCCTGATGATGAGAGAGTGATTGGCTATGCAATGGACCTCGTGAGCTTCGAACCAAGATATCTTCCGGCCTTTGAGTTCGTGTTTGTGGACACCATAGTCACGGAGGACTTTGAAACTGCCAAGCGCATGGGGTTCAAGGGGTGGCGTGCTGTCTCAATTGACGGGGACCTTGTAGAGAGGTCAGGACTAATCACCGGTGGGCACTACCATAGAGGAAAGTCGGGCATCTCGTTGCAGGTTCAGGACAACAGCTCTGAGATTATGGAGAAGCTGAAGGGATTGGAGCAGATACTCTCTGACTTGAGGACACAACAGACAGAGCTCAGGAATAGAGAGAAGCAGACGGACAGAGAGATTCAACAGTTATCCAAGAAGATATACCAATTGAGAATCGAGACCAAGGGTCTCGAGGACCAGTTAGAGGAGAAGCGGGCAAGACAAGAGAAACTCACTCAAAGAATCTCACAACTCAGACTGACCATTGAAGAACTCGAGTCGCAGATTGCGACACTCAGAGAGAGAGACACGGAGATGTCTGGTCGTCGCGAATCTGTCCGCAGCCAACGAGACGAGATGAGAGAGGCTCTTGCAAAGTCCGCGGCATCCAGATTGACTCAAGATATCAAGGATTTGCAGGAAGTTCTTGCTTTCAGTAGAAAGAAGCGGGAAACCTATCACAGTGAGCTCACTCGACTACAGGTCGGGGTGGAACAGAGACTGATACCCAAGGCTCAAGAACTGGAGAGCCGGATTCAGACCGTCGAGTCAGTCATTCCGAACATGCAGGCGGAAGTGGAGAAGCAGACCGTGGAACTCTCTCAGAAAGAGGCGGAATTGGAGGAACTGAGAACTCAGAGAGAAAGAATAGAGGAAGCGGTCAAAGACAGACGTGTAAGACAAATCCAGCTGAAGGAGGACCTGAGGAACCTGAGGCTCAGGTTGGAGGAACTCAGAGAGGCTCAGACCAGCAACGAGAAGGCGGTGTACAGACTTCAGACCGAAAGGTCAAGAATTGAGGCGGACATAGTTGGTATCAGGGCTGAACTCGCAGCAGTCACCGACCCGGATGAGGAGTTGACGAAGCGTATGTCTCAGAGGGAACTGAGCCATAGTGAGATAGAACAACTCCAAGAGAAGATTCGAGAACTAGAGAGAGAACTGGAGGCAATGGGTGCAGTGAACCTCAAGTCACTGACCGACTATGATGCTGAGAGAGAAAGGTATGACGAGATAGTGGAAAGGAAGGTCAAGCTTGAGGAGGAGCACAAGGAGATCCTCAGTTTCATGGAGGAGCTCGAGAGAGAGAAGACACGCAAGTTCCTGGTCGTCTACAATGAGATTGCAGACAACTTCGCCAAGGTCTTTGCCAAACTCTCACCGGGTGGAGAAGCCAGTCTAATGCTGGAGAACCCCGAGCATCCACTCATGGGCGGGATAACCGTGCGTTCCAAACCCGCAGGGAAGGAGCTCGTCACTCTGGACGCAATGAGCGGGGGCGAGAAGACTCTCACAGGACTCGCGCTCATATTCGCCATCCAGATGCATAGTCCAGCAAGCTTCTACGTCTTTGACGAGATTGACGCGGCCCTTGACGAGGTGAATGCGCATAACGTTGCCAATCTCATATCAGAGATGTCGAAGTCGTCACAATTCATCGTTGTTTCACTCAGAGACACAACGGTTGCAAAGGCGGACTTCCTTGTGGGAGTCACCAATCAGGACGGACTGAGCAGAATAGTTGACGTCGACCTTCAGGAGGTGTCACAGACGTCATGA